A DNA window from Chitinibacter fontanus contains the following coding sequences:
- a CDS encoding HNH endonuclease, which produces MASPLSLLTSADAVRAAIAECDQLGRDEFLKKYGYKNSRLYPLEYQGNIYDSKAIAGVAYGYEHGTPLKASEFNGGVATVIPALARLGFNVMEANNPSIALVKGTTYFRKDLLAKYGGQLQCGIWTPKEFPVVLLFTGDNGKNYGYRDGWTEDGVFLYTGEGQTGDMTFTNGNLAIREHRNNGKDLLLFEDLGKGKGVRYIGLFECGSWHEKNGYDKKNQKRKLIIFNLIPVETAATDIETQLEAVNTSQSFEDLRAAAYAASKTNKAGSKASETKRSWYERSAKVSNYVLKRSKGICEACDQPAPFMKKNGTPYLEPHHTRRLADNGLDHPIWVGAICPTCHRRIHSGQDGIEWNKQLQTRLKKKEEEIGLLPTE; this is translated from the coding sequence ATGGCAAGCCCTCTTTCATTGCTTACTAGCGCTGATGCTGTAAGGGCAGCAATTGCGGAATGTGATCAACTTGGTCGTGATGAATTTTTAAAGAAATATGGGTACAAGAATTCTCGCTTATATCCACTTGAATACCAAGGAAACATCTATGACTCCAAGGCTATTGCCGGTGTGGCATATGGCTACGAGCATGGCACTCCTCTAAAAGCTAGTGAATTCAACGGTGGTGTTGCTACGGTTATTCCTGCCTTGGCACGTTTGGGCTTTAATGTAATGGAAGCAAATAATCCAAGCATAGCCCTTGTAAAAGGAACCACATATTTCCGAAAAGATCTATTGGCGAAATATGGAGGCCAGCTTCAGTGCGGGATTTGGACACCAAAAGAATTTCCGGTTGTTTTGTTATTCACAGGTGATAATGGAAAAAACTATGGATATAGAGACGGCTGGACTGAAGATGGTGTTTTTCTGTACACAGGGGAAGGCCAGACTGGTGATATGACATTTACGAATGGAAATTTAGCAATTCGTGAACATAGAAATAATGGAAAAGACCTTCTTTTATTTGAAGATTTGGGAAAAGGCAAGGGGGTTCGCTACATAGGTTTGTTTGAGTGCGGCTCGTGGCATGAAAAGAATGGCTATGATAAAAAAAATCAAAAAAGGAAGCTTATAATTTTCAATTTAATACCGGTAGAAACTGCAGCAACCGATATTGAAACTCAACTGGAAGCTGTAAATACTAGCCAATCGTTTGAAGATTTAAGAGCAGCAGCATATGCAGCTTCAAAAACAAACAAAGCGGGTTCGAAAGCAAGTGAAACTAAACGCTCATGGTATGAGCGGAGCGCTAAAGTTAGCAATTATGTTCTGAAAAGATCCAAGGGTATCTGCGAAGCTTGCGACCAGCCTGCACCATTTATGAAGAAAAATGGCACTCCATATTTAGAGCCACATCATACACGTCGTCTAGCAGATAACGGACTAGATCACCCTATCTGGGTCGGTGCGATCTGTCCTACATGCCATCGGCGTATTCACTCTGGTCAGGACGGTATTGAGTGGAATAAGCAGCTTCAGACGCGCTTGAAGAAAAAAGAAGAAGAAATTGGCCTTCTACCTACTGAGTAG
- a CDS encoding UvrD-helicase domain-containing protein, giving the protein MPTYSADQCLSGKTENIWRPTSAGKAFTSAPDWQLRIMQNQFELKVAGQIEQGDILELEKLRITPGIFWAAATFPTTKGKEYKVDGIPNENARALVQHIRAAVNIEKRKRYIDAQIRDFSSQISKIVQWVNRVSQASTSQMAKRGWLSKDFVSLHSRNKPTDIPTEIFTEPEIVEHIKTQPAHIQSAIKVWQRSFDEVASGINERQLANELSINKAFFDSVEKSPLTEEQAKAVVCFDDRVLLVAAAGSGKTSTMVAKAGYALRKGYFAADKILLLAFNNEAAKELRERIQARLTPLGLSAEQVTASTFHAFGLSVIGQATGKKPSLAKWLDNGQDIEALLQMVDDLKDRDLQFRTNWDLFRLVLGEDLPEFGKEASNPDSWNPTTKTDGFWTLNNEVVKSRGELLIANWFFYNGVKYVYEPSYAHSTADAQHRQYTPDFYLPDIDAYLEHWALDEKGEPPAEFKGYKDSLLWKRKVHAQFGTKLIETTMAQLWSGQAFQHLANELSERGIQLDPNPDRPVPGRKPIENPRLANTFRSFLTHAKSNRIDIAALRQKLQSGHGGHFQFRSLVFIQLFEQIWQAWADRLRREDCIDFDDMLNLASDCIEQGKWQSTYELVMVDEFQDASQARARLVANLAKTPNTCLFAVGDDWQSINRFAGADLSVMTDFEALFGKSVTLKLETTFRCPQALCDISSAFIAKNPKQLKKKVRSAKPNIADPVRIIRVRDESRMGSAIEKILETIASSHQDPSKKLKVYVLGRYNRDRAYLPRYFDTSKLEVAFITAHSSKGLEADHIIIPRVTSETLGFPSRIEDDPVLQLAMPHGDNYENAEERRLFYVALTRAKLGVSILTIEGKESKFVTELVKDHQIKVTDIEGKASQVTVCPACNEGTIIQKNGRYGPFLACSRFPKCKHKSKIERSNTERNYQH; this is encoded by the coding sequence TTGCCTACATACTCAGCCGATCAATGCTTAAGTGGCAAAACAGAAAATATTTGGCGCCCCACTTCAGCTGGAAAAGCATTCACCTCTGCGCCTGATTGGCAATTGAGGATAATGCAAAACCAGTTCGAACTAAAGGTTGCCGGACAGATTGAACAAGGCGATATCCTTGAATTGGAAAAGTTGCGCATCACCCCAGGTATTTTCTGGGCAGCAGCCACCTTTCCAACCACCAAGGGCAAAGAATACAAGGTTGATGGCATTCCTAACGAGAATGCGCGCGCTCTAGTTCAACACATACGAGCGGCAGTAAATATTGAAAAGCGCAAAAGGTATATTGACGCGCAGATCAGGGACTTTAGCAGCCAGATAAGCAAGATTGTGCAATGGGTCAATCGAGTGAGCCAGGCGAGTACATCACAAATGGCCAAACGCGGTTGGCTATCCAAGGATTTCGTTTCGCTTCACAGTAGAAACAAACCCACCGACATTCCAACAGAAATTTTCACTGAACCAGAAATTGTTGAGCACATCAAAACACAGCCTGCGCATATTCAATCCGCCATCAAGGTCTGGCAACGGTCATTCGATGAGGTGGCTTCAGGCATCAATGAGCGCCAATTAGCCAATGAATTGAGCATCAATAAAGCCTTTTTTGATAGCGTCGAAAAATCCCCGCTCACAGAGGAACAAGCCAAAGCCGTCGTGTGCTTTGATGATCGTGTGCTGCTCGTCGCTGCTGCAGGCTCGGGCAAAACGTCAACCATGGTTGCCAAAGCCGGCTATGCATTACGAAAAGGTTATTTTGCGGCGGACAAGATACTTCTGCTGGCGTTTAACAATGAAGCTGCCAAGGAGCTAAGAGAACGGATTCAAGCACGCCTAACACCACTGGGCCTTTCGGCAGAGCAAGTCACAGCAAGCACATTTCATGCTTTTGGTTTGAGTGTCATCGGCCAAGCGACTGGGAAAAAACCATCATTGGCCAAGTGGCTCGATAACGGCCAAGATATTGAAGCGCTGCTTCAGATGGTAGATGACCTGAAAGACAGAGACCTGCAATTTCGAACCAACTGGGACTTATTTAGGCTCGTCCTGGGTGAGGATTTGCCAGAGTTTGGCAAAGAAGCCAGCAATCCTGATTCGTGGAACCCGACAACGAAAACCGATGGATTTTGGACGCTGAACAATGAAGTGGTCAAAAGTCGAGGTGAACTATTAATCGCGAACTGGTTTTTTTATAACGGCGTGAAATACGTATATGAACCTTCATATGCTCATTCCACTGCAGATGCCCAGCATCGGCAATATACCCCTGACTTCTATTTACCTGATATCGATGCCTATCTTGAACATTGGGCGCTCGATGAAAAGGGTGAGCCCCCTGCAGAATTCAAGGGATACAAGGACAGCTTGCTCTGGAAACGCAAGGTGCATGCTCAATTTGGCACCAAGCTGATTGAAACCACCATGGCACAACTCTGGTCGGGACAGGCATTTCAACACCTTGCAAATGAACTCAGTGAACGAGGGATTCAGCTGGATCCGAATCCAGACCGACCCGTACCTGGTAGAAAGCCGATTGAGAACCCAAGGCTCGCTAATACGTTCCGCTCGTTTCTCACACATGCTAAAAGCAATCGAATCGACATTGCTGCGCTTCGCCAAAAACTTCAATCAGGTCATGGCGGACATTTTCAATTTCGTAGCCTGGTATTTATTCAGCTTTTTGAACAGATTTGGCAAGCATGGGCTGATCGCTTAAGACGAGAAGATTGCATTGACTTTGATGATATGCTCAATCTCGCCAGCGACTGTATCGAACAGGGTAAATGGCAAAGCACCTATGAATTGGTGATGGTGGATGAGTTTCAAGATGCGAGTCAGGCGCGTGCACGCCTAGTCGCCAATTTGGCAAAGACACCCAATACATGCCTTTTTGCCGTGGGTGATGACTGGCAAAGTATTAATCGATTTGCGGGCGCAGATTTATCGGTCATGACCGATTTTGAAGCGCTATTTGGGAAGTCTGTCACGCTGAAATTAGAAACCACCTTCCGTTGCCCTCAGGCATTGTGTGATATCAGTAGTGCATTCATTGCCAAAAATCCCAAGCAACTCAAAAAGAAGGTTCGGTCGGCTAAACCCAATATCGCCGATCCAGTAAGAATCATTCGTGTGCGTGATGAGTCTCGGATGGGCAGTGCAATCGAAAAAATACTCGAAACCATCGCCAGCTCCCACCAAGATCCAAGTAAAAAACTCAAGGTCTATGTCTTAGGGCGATATAACCGCGATCGTGCTTATCTTCCGCGTTACTTTGACACATCGAAACTAGAGGTCGCATTTATTACTGCGCACTCATCCAAAGGCTTAGAAGCGGATCACATCATCATTCCCCGCGTGACCTCAGAAACATTGGGTTTTCCAAGCAGAATTGAAGATGATCCAGTGCTGCAATTGGCAATGCCCCATGGCGACAACTACGAAAATGCCGAAGAGCGTCGGCTTTTCTATGTGGCACTAACACGCGCAAAGCTCGGCGTATCCATCCTGACCATCGAAGGGAAAGAATCCAAATTTGTGACTGAGCTAGTCAAAGACCATCAAATCAAGGTGACTGATATCGAGGGCAAAGCTAGTCAGGTTACGGTATGTCCAGCCTGCAATGAAGGGACAATTATTCAAAAGAACGGTCGATATGGCCCTTTCTTAGCGTGTAGCCGTTTTCCGAAGTGCAAACATAAATCAAAAATAGAAAGATCGAACACTGAGCGGAATTATCAGCACTAG
- a CDS encoding thermonuclease family protein produces MRLLTLILCFCCAPIFAQQISGQVIGVSDGDTATVLTGDRKPVKIRLAQIDAPEKAQAFGERSKQSLSELIYGKNVTVEVETTDKYGRTVGKIMVGGVDANLEQIKRGMAWFYVQYGKDAKYRDAETKAKLAKLGLWSEANPTAPWEWRHSGKTTTTSNTSPSTPVHKQQSNTTNASSFTCGSKRYCKEMSSCEEAKFYLQQCGATKIDGDGDGVPCEKLCS; encoded by the coding sequence ATGCGTTTACTCACTCTGATTCTCTGTTTCTGTTGTGCCCCTATTTTTGCGCAACAAATTTCTGGTCAAGTCATTGGCGTCAGTGATGGTGATACGGCTACCGTCCTTACTGGGGATCGTAAACCAGTCAAAATCCGATTAGCTCAAATTGATGCACCAGAAAAAGCACAAGCCTTTGGCGAACGCTCGAAACAATCGCTGTCGGAATTGATTTACGGAAAGAACGTAACCGTTGAGGTTGAAACCACAGACAAATACGGACGGACTGTCGGGAAAATCATGGTTGGCGGTGTAGATGCCAATTTGGAACAAATCAAACGCGGCATGGCGTGGTTTTACGTTCAGTATGGAAAAGATGCGAAATACCGTGATGCAGAAACCAAAGCAAAATTGGCAAAGTTAGGTCTTTGGTCTGAGGCCAATCCAACGGCCCCTTGGGAATGGCGTCACAGCGGCAAAACGACAACAACAAGTAACACTTCACCGTCTACACCTGTTCATAAGCAGCAAAGCAATACAACTAATGCTTCAAGCTTTACCTGTGGCTCAAAACGCTACTGCAAAGAAATGTCATCGTGCGAAGAAGCTAAGTTCTATTTACAGCAATGCGGTGCCACAAAGATCGATGGTGATGGCGACGGAGTTCCGTGCGAGAAACTTTGTAGTTGA
- a CDS encoding SOS response-associated peptidase, producing the protein MCVNYLTIPKQTLLSHFEAAPPDEDWPAEVWQDYQAPILVAGDMARQAIIANYGFLPQRKLPQGTRYSTMNARAETIWELKSYRGAWRNSQFCLVPMLGFFEPCYESGKAVRHQISLASNEPFAVAGIWRTWEEENGQLSYSFTQITINADDHPLMKRMHKPNDEKRGLVIIPEHDYDAWLDCNNAEVARTFLRHLPADDLRTIAAPKLKVNSPMGFLFE; encoded by the coding sequence ATGTGCGTTAATTATTTAACTATCCCGAAGCAAACCTTGTTGAGCCATTTTGAGGCTGCGCCGCCCGATGAAGATTGGCCTGCTGAAGTGTGGCAAGACTATCAAGCCCCAATCTTGGTTGCGGGTGATATGGCACGCCAAGCCATCATCGCCAACTATGGCTTCTTACCGCAGCGCAAGCTCCCGCAAGGTACGCGCTACAGCACAATGAATGCACGGGCTGAAACGATTTGGGAATTGAAAAGCTATCGCGGAGCATGGCGCAACAGCCAATTTTGCTTAGTGCCGATGCTTGGATTTTTCGAGCCATGCTACGAATCAGGTAAAGCGGTACGCCATCAAATTAGCCTCGCCAGCAATGAACCCTTTGCTGTGGCCGGCATTTGGCGCACGTGGGAAGAAGAAAACGGCCAACTAAGCTATTCATTCACCCAAATCACCATCAATGCCGACGATCACCCACTGATGAAGCGAATGCACAAACCCAACGATGAAAAACGGGGCTTGGTCATCATCCCTGAACATGACTACGATGCTTGGTTAGACTGCAACAACGCCGAAGTGGCTCGAACTTTCCTCAGGCACCTACCTGCGGATGACTTGCGAACAATTGCGGCGCCAAAGTTGAAAGTGAACTCCCCAATGGGGTTTCTATTTGAATAG
- a CDS encoding HIT family protein, translated as MPCPFCAMPVERVIAENESGFVIRDGFPVSPGHTLIIPHRHIGSFFELNQQERDDLFELLDQAKLVLDQEFKPNAYNIGINDGPAAGQTVPHLHIHLIPRFDGDMADPRGGVRYVIPEKADYWTAR; from the coding sequence ATGCCGTGTCCTTTTTGCGCGATGCCTGTTGAACGTGTAATTGCAGAAAATGAATCAGGGTTTGTTATCCGTGATGGTTTTCCGGTCTCTCCCGGCCATACATTGATCATTCCGCACCGACACATTGGTTCGTTTTTCGAACTAAATCAACAAGAGCGTGATGATTTATTTGAACTGCTGGATCAGGCCAAATTAGTGCTGGATCAAGAGTTCAAACCAAACGCCTACAACATCGGTATCAACGATGGTCCTGCTGCGGGACAAACAGTGCCGCATTTGCACATTCACCTGATCCCCCGTTTTGACGGTGATATGGCAGACCCACGCGGCGGGGTGCGGTATGTGATTCCTGAAAAAGCTGACTACTGGACAGCCCGATGA
- a CDS encoding HNH endonuclease, with protein sequence MTSIPTAQQQLDFIAKIQRLFAEGDFSATYKYALLIALTEIAVESDVQDGRELVVSNRLIADKFIELYWKQTTPYTSGLPETIPGVLAQNHGVQAAIVNAISEFRSTYSMGINTLNAAKAHEAYRSLQGKVATVVSAQPLNYLQNYGGATHAFIYARDKGQILLLPGVVYCLRAFQGLIQQLARARWVEYVKSHKDNRSIVGQAGDLESFMFETSRANLMILGKLLRKLDGHHCFYCGVVMQSTDVDHFIPFSAYPRDLGDNFVLAHASCNRSKSDNLASLTHLENWLERKQQKQDDLQSIASEAGFIFDSQASKSVAHWAYSSALNAQGSAWVRSQSYDLISPRYLTAIER encoded by the coding sequence ATGACCTCCATTCCAACGGCGCAGCAGCAACTGGACTTTATTGCAAAAATCCAGCGCTTGTTTGCTGAGGGTGATTTCTCCGCCACTTACAAATATGCGCTACTGATCGCTCTGACTGAAATTGCCGTTGAAAGTGACGTCCAAGATGGGCGAGAACTTGTCGTTTCAAACCGGCTAATTGCGGATAAATTTATTGAACTGTACTGGAAGCAAACAACACCTTACACCTCAGGATTACCGGAAACAATTCCTGGAGTACTGGCGCAAAATCATGGCGTGCAAGCTGCTATTGTGAATGCCATTTCAGAGTTTAGAAGCACGTACTCGATGGGGATTAATACGCTGAATGCTGCCAAAGCGCATGAGGCGTATCGTTCTTTGCAAGGGAAGGTAGCCACAGTTGTATCAGCCCAGCCGCTTAATTATTTACAAAACTACGGCGGAGCAACCCACGCGTTTATTTATGCGCGTGATAAAGGACAAATCCTGCTGCTACCCGGCGTTGTCTATTGCCTACGGGCCTTTCAAGGATTAATCCAACAACTCGCACGTGCGCGCTGGGTTGAATATGTCAAAAGTCATAAAGATAACCGCTCAATAGTGGGGCAGGCTGGTGATCTTGAATCTTTCATGTTCGAGACCTCTCGAGCGAACTTAATGATTCTGGGTAAATTGTTAAGAAAACTCGATGGGCACCATTGCTTCTATTGCGGCGTTGTCATGCAATCTACCGATGTCGATCATTTCATTCCATTTTCAGCATACCCACGCGATCTCGGTGACAACTTTGTCTTGGCCCATGCAAGTTGCAATCGTAGCAAGTCAGACAATTTGGCATCACTGACTCACCTAGAAAATTGGCTTGAGCGCAAACAGCAGAAACAAGATGATTTACAGAGCATTGCCAGCGAAGCGGGGTTTATATTTGATAGCCAAGCCAGTAAGTCAGTAGCACATTGGGCCTATTCCTCCGCGCTAAATGCGCAAGGTTCTGCCTGGGTCAGAAGCCAAAGCTATGATTTGATTTCCCCGCGTTATCTCACTGCCATTGAACGTTAA
- a CDS encoding LexA family protein, with amino-acid sequence MTSFLQGPFPVDPNPAVHYLPWIGESVPAGFPSPAADWVEDRVDLNQHLISHPEATFYFTVSGDSMVSHLSERTIPNGATLVVDRAIQAKHNDIVVAAIDGDFTVKRLFQRGKHLALVAENPDYPPIVLGDEQELSVWGVVIAWIVRPK; translated from the coding sequence ATGACGAGTTTTTTGCAGGGGCCATTTCCAGTTGATCCCAATCCAGCAGTGCACTACCTGCCTTGGATTGGTGAATCAGTCCCCGCAGGGTTTCCCTCACCTGCTGCCGATTGGGTTGAAGATCGGGTCGATCTCAACCAGCACTTAATTAGCCATCCAGAGGCAACGTTTTACTTTACGGTATCGGGCGATAGCATGGTCAGTCATTTATCCGAGCGTACCATTCCCAATGGAGCGACGCTGGTTGTCGATCGTGCAATTCAAGCCAAACACAATGACATTGTGGTGGCGGCGATTGATGGCGACTTTACCGTGAAGCGGCTGTTCCAACGCGGCAAGCACTTAGCTTTGGTGGCCGAGAATCCCGACTACCCACCCATTGTGCTCGGTGATGAGCAAGAATTATCGGTCTGGGGCGTGGTCATTGCCTGGATTGTGCGCCCGAAATGA
- a CDS encoding lecithin retinol acyltransferase family protein, whose amino-acid sequence MIEIVSLDEFCQGNGYTKQNYAIRKYSREESVERARSRLGEDWYDVLLNIFEHFVTWCIMGIHHSQQVSKLIAATALTKATLAIPAVVGRMMADRVIMPSVRTSSVATSTASAGMTSVGLVSTWGGAPTVAPLLVTLEAGAVLGYGVQKNTD is encoded by the coding sequence TTGATTGAAATTGTTAGTCTGGATGAGTTTTGCCAAGGCAATGGCTACACCAAGCAAAACTATGCAATCCGCAAGTACAGCCGTGAGGAAAGCGTAGAGCGTGCCAGATCAAGGCTTGGTGAGGATTGGTACGATGTACTGCTCAATATCTTCGAGCACTTTGTAACGTGGTGCATCATGGGTATTCACCACAGCCAACAAGTCAGCAAACTGATTGCTGCAACAGCATTAACCAAAGCCACGTTAGCCATTCCAGCCGTAGTAGGTCGCATGATGGCAGATCGAGTCATCATGCCCAGCGTGCGGACCTCTTCGGTTGCGACATCAACTGCAAGTGCAGGCATGACTTCTGTTGGGCTTGTATCCACTTGGGGGGGCGCTCCCACTGTCGCGCCGTTGTTAGTCACTCTAGAAGCTGGAGCTGTGCTCGGTTACGGCGTACAAAAAAACACAGATTGA
- a CDS encoding Y-family DNA polymerase, whose protein sequence is MIALIDVNNFYVSCQRVFEPKLEGKPMVVLSNNDGCVISRSAEAKALGVKMGAPWHQLREFAKETGLIAYSSNYALYADMSNRVMRVLGMFSPHQEIYSIDECFLGLNGIGGDYTELGQTLKQTVMQWTGLPVCVGIAPTKTLAKLANHIAKKRTGFAGVCEWAKFSPDQQLQIMREIEVGEVWGVGRKISQRLNQQGIYSAADLAQANSEQIRARYSVVLQRTVEELNGHPCIQIEEMQPDKQQILCSRSFGQPIYTEQQLAEAISTYIARAAEKLRMQKSVAASLSIFIRTNPFRPKDPQYSRHVMLPLSQATDDTLKLTQVALWMLARIYQPGFSYAKAGVMLSDLQPNTAIQGHLFLQTADPMKRAELNATMDEINRRWGRGSIHLASAGAHHAWKMKQNSLSPFWTTRWSDLPVVK, encoded by the coding sequence ATGATTGCGCTGATCGACGTAAACAACTTTTATGTCAGCTGCCAGCGGGTGTTCGAGCCCAAGCTAGAAGGCAAACCCATGGTCGTGTTATCAAATAACGATGGCTGTGTCATTTCACGCTCGGCAGAAGCCAAAGCGCTGGGCGTGAAGATGGGTGCGCCTTGGCATCAATTACGCGAGTTTGCCAAAGAAACCGGCCTGATTGCCTACAGCAGCAACTATGCCCTGTATGCCGATATGAGTAATCGGGTAATGCGGGTGCTTGGGATGTTTAGCCCGCATCAGGAAATCTATTCAATTGACGAGTGTTTCTTGGGTTTAAATGGTATCGGCGGTGATTACACTGAACTCGGTCAAACCCTCAAACAAACAGTGATGCAGTGGACTGGTTTACCCGTGTGCGTCGGGATTGCGCCAACAAAGACGCTCGCCAAACTGGCCAACCACATCGCAAAAAAACGTACTGGGTTTGCTGGTGTATGCGAATGGGCCAAGTTCAGCCCTGATCAACAGTTACAAATTATGCGCGAGATTGAAGTCGGTGAAGTTTGGGGTGTGGGGCGTAAAATCTCGCAACGCTTAAATCAGCAAGGGATCTACAGTGCAGCTGATTTAGCCCAAGCAAATTCGGAGCAAATTCGGGCACGCTATAGCGTGGTACTACAACGTACCGTAGAAGAACTGAATGGCCATCCCTGCATTCAGATCGAAGAAATGCAGCCGGATAAGCAGCAGATCTTATGCTCGCGCTCTTTTGGCCAGCCGATCTATACCGAGCAACAATTGGCCGAAGCGATTAGTACCTATATCGCGCGAGCCGCTGAAAAGCTAAGAATGCAAAAATCTGTAGCAGCCAGCCTCAGTATCTTTATTCGCACAAATCCATTTCGACCGAAAGACCCGCAATACAGTCGGCATGTGATGCTGCCCTTGTCCCAAGCCACTGACGACACCTTAAAACTCACCCAAGTCGCGTTATGGATGTTGGCACGCATTTACCAGCCGGGGTTTAGCTATGCCAAAGCGGGCGTGATGCTCAGCGACCTTCAGCCCAATACCGCGATTCAAGGCCATCTATTCCTGCAAACGGCAGACCCGATGAAACGAGCTGAACTCAATGCCACGATGGATGAAATTAATCGCCGCTGGGGTCGAGGCAGTATTCACCTCGCCAGCGCAGGAGCACATCACGCCTGGAAAATGAAGCAAAACAGTCTGTCGCCGTTTTGGACCACGCGATGGAGTGATTTACCTGTGGTTAAGTAA
- a CDS encoding nuclease-related domain-containing protein → MIVKAPDSKQAQLNELNLLLERGDLSTQQRENISSEIYRVKQGEVGEQNSAYEVDFYLKDSKNWMVIHDLRIEHNGRVAQIDHLLINRMLEVYVIETKNFNADLEINDSGEFTAIYPKKKFGIPSPLAQNEKHIVVLKDLSKTLPLPTRLGVTLHPDFISVVMVSKNQRISRPQKYDTKNVIKADGILEWITKTNAEDVSFGRVFGGLAKFVSSDTLQDVAEVFTRHHRPHKTDYIAKFGLARKASASGEKPDVDIEEPKSGMVNQADSSESSKLTSSKLASKLGFKNTQELINQLVTQGLVEFSEGKPKLTASGKAAGGEAKFSPKFGPYFIWPENLLVPKTPEKV, encoded by the coding sequence ATGATTGTGAAGGCCCCTGACTCAAAGCAAGCCCAGTTAAACGAACTTAATCTCCTGCTGGAGAGAGGTGATTTATCCACCCAGCAGCGAGAGAATATTTCGAGTGAAATATATCGAGTTAAACAAGGCGAAGTCGGTGAGCAGAACAGTGCCTATGAAGTCGACTTCTATTTGAAGGACTCAAAAAACTGGATGGTTATTCATGATCTACGCATTGAGCATAACGGCCGTGTTGCTCAGATTGATCACCTTCTAATTAATCGAATGCTTGAGGTCTACGTGATTGAAACCAAGAATTTCAACGCAGATCTTGAAATCAATGACTCCGGTGAATTTACTGCGATATACCCTAAGAAAAAGTTCGGTATACCGAGTCCATTGGCGCAGAATGAAAAGCACATTGTGGTACTTAAAGACTTGAGTAAGACTTTACCGCTTCCAACTCGACTTGGCGTAACACTGCATCCCGACTTTATAAGCGTCGTCATGGTCAGCAAAAATCAACGAATTTCGCGTCCACAGAAATACGACACCAAGAACGTGATCAAAGCGGACGGTATTTTGGAGTGGATCACCAAGACCAATGCCGAAGATGTTAGCTTTGGACGAGTATTTGGTGGGTTAGCAAAGTTCGTTTCGAGCGATACGCTTCAAGATGTCGCCGAGGTTTTTACTAGGCACCATCGGCCCCATAAAACCGATTACATTGCCAAATTTGGCCTTGCCCGAAAGGCGAGTGCGTCCGGGGAAAAGCCTGATGTAGATATTGAAGAGCCAAAATCTGGCATGGTTAATCAGGCTGACTCTTCAGAAAGCAGCAAACTCACAAGCTCAAAATTAGCAAGTAAACTTGGTTTTAAAAACACCCAAGAACTGATTAATCAGCTAGTAACACAGGGTTTGGTTGAGTTCTCAGAGGGGAAACCCAAATTAACTGCATCTGGTAAAGCCGCTGGTGGAGAAGCTAAATTTAGTCCGAAGTTTGGTCCGTATTTTATCTGGCCTGAAAATTTGTTAGTGCCTAAAACCCCAGAGAAAGTGTAA